CGTAGCCGGTCTCGATGGTGGCCGGCTTGGTGCCGCCGGTGGAGCGGTCGCCCTGCAGGCCCGGCTCGGTGTACGTGATCTCCATGGTGACCGACGGCGGCAGTTCGATGTACAGCGGCGAACCTTCGTGGATGGCGATGGTGACCATCATGGACTCCATCATGAAGTTGGCGTTGTCGCCGACAATCTTGCCCGGAACCGTGAGCTGGTCGAAGTCGGAGGTGTCCATGAAGACGTAGTCTTCGCCGTCCTGGTACAGGTACTGGTAGTCGCGGCGGTCCACCGTGGCGGTCTCGACCTTGATGCCGGCGTTGAACGTCTTGTCCACTACCTTGCCCGAAGTCACGTTGCGCATCTTGGTACGGACGAACGCACCACCCTTGCCCGGCTTCACGTGCTGGAACTCGATGATGCTCCAGAGGTTGCCTTCAAGCTTCAGCACGGTGCCGTTCTTGATGTCGTTGGTCGTCGCCACAGTTTCTCTTCCGTTGTCCGTCTATATATTCAAGTCCGACGACTATTCTACCCGCTTCCGGGGAGCTACAGGCTGAGCCGGATCCCGCCCTGCGGCTCGGAAGCAATTTCCTGGTAGGCGGCGAACAGCAGCGAGGTGTCCGGCACCTCGAGCATGGAGGGTTTCGCCAGACCGTCCAGCACCACAAAACGCAGCAGGTCGCCGCGGGATTTCTTGTCCCGGCGCATGCCGTCCAGCAGGGCGGACCAACGGTCCTTCCGGTAGCTGACAGGCAGTCCCAGCGAGGACAGGATCTCCTTGTGCCGGTCCGCCGTGGCGTCATCCAGGCGCCCCACCATGCGGCCCAGTTCGGCGGCGAACACCAGGCCCACCGACACCGCCGCGCCGTGGCGCCACTGGTAGCGTTCGGCCAGTTCGATCGAGTGTCCCAGGGTGTGCCCGTAGTTCAGGAATTCCCGGCGGCCGGCTTCGCGCAGGTCGGCGGAAACAATCTCGGCCTTCACACGGATGGATCGTTCCACGAGTTCGCGCACGACGTCGGAACCGCCGTCGCCCACTGCCTCCGGGTTGGCTTCCACCAGGTCCAGGATGGCGGGATCGGCAATAAAACCGCACTTGATGACCTCGGCCATGCCGCTGAGCAGTTCGTTCTTCGGCAGGGTGCCCAGGGCATCCAGGTCGGCCAGGACTCCAGCGGGCGGATGGAACGCACCCACAAGGTTCTTGCCTTCGGCCGTGTTGATGCCCGTTTTGCCGCCCACGGCGGCGTCCACCATGCCCAGCAGGGAAGTGGGGATGTGCACCACCTTGATGCCGCGCAGCCAAGTGGCAGCCACAAAACCGGCAACGTCGGTCACGGCGCCGCCGCCCACGGCAACAATGGCGTCGGACCGGGTGAAGTCGTTCTGGCCCAGGACCTGCCAGCAGAACGCGGCCACCTGGATGTGCTTGCCTTCTTCGGCGTCGGGGATTTCAGCGGTCACGGCCGTGAGGCCGGTTGCTGCCAGTTCGTCCCGCACGGTGTCCCCCGTGGTGCGCAGTGCCCTGGGGTGGATCACCAGGACACGGCGCACGCGTTCTCCGAGCATGTCCGGAAGGCGCCCCAGCAGGCCGTTGCCTACGACGACGTCGTAGTTGTCTGAGGGGGCGGAGCCGGTCACCGGAATGATCGTCGGTTCGGAGGGCATCTAGTCTTCTCCTTTAGTGAGGACGGAAGTCAGCCGGTCAATGATGGCCGGAACTGTGAGGCCCCTGGTGTCAATGGTGATGTCGGCCAGGGATTCGTAGACGGGACGGCGGACCTTGGCCAGCTCCTGCCAGCGCCGGACGGGGTCCGGGGAAAGGAGCGGCCGGTGGCCTGCCCGGGTGATCCGGGGAAGCACGGTGGCCAGGTCCGTATCCAAAAACACTACCGTGACGTTGGCCAGGAGCTGTTGCGTGCCTGAATCCAGGACGGCACCGCCGCCCAGCGAAATGACGGCAGGCTCCGGCGATTCCAGCGCGGCGGCCACGGTCCGGGCCTCGACCTCACGGAAATAGCACTCCCCCCGGGAACTGAACAGGTCTGCAATGGGACCGTGGCGTTCCACCACGGCCTCGTCCGTATCCACGAAGGGCAGTCCGGCACGGGCAGCATAGCCGCGGCCCACCACCGACTTGCCCGCGGCCATAAAGCCCATCAGGACCACATGGCGTCCGGTGCGGCGGGTCTGTCCGCTGCGGGCGCTGCCGCGGCGGTCAGTACTGCGGGACATCGGTGCCGGCGGATTCCAGGGACTCGGGGATGGCCGCCAGGTACGCGCGCAGGTTCCGGGCGGTCTCCGGCACGGAATCGCCGCCGAACTTCTCGATCACGGCTTCGGCCAGGACGAGGGCCACCATGGCTTCCGCCACTACGCCGGCGGCGGGAACGGCGCACACGTCGGAGCGCTGGTGGTGTGCACGGGCCGGTTCGGAGGTGCGTACGTCCACGGTCCGCAGGGCGCGGGGCACGGTGGCGATCGGTTTCATGGCCGCGCGGACGCGCAGCAGTTCACCGATGCTCATGCCGCCTTCGATGCCGCCGGCCCGGTTCCCGGACCGGACCACGCGGCCGGAGGCGTCCTGCAGGATTTCGTCGTGTGCAGCGGACCCGCGGCGCGTGGCGGTGAGGAACCCGTCACCCACTTCCACGCCCTTGATTGCCTGGATACCCATCAGGGCACCGGCAATCCGGGCATCAAGCCGCCGGTCCCAGTGCACATAGCTGCCCAGTCCCGGCGGCAGGCCGTAGGCCAGCACCTCCACCACGCCTCCGAGGGTTTCGCCCTCTTTGTGCGCGGCGTCCACTTCGGCAACCATGGCCGCGGAGACGCCGGCGTCGAAGCAGCGCATGGGATCGGCGTCAAGGGCATCAACGTCGGAGGGCAGCGGGAGCGCTGCGTCCTGCGGCGCCATGACGCCGGCGATGCCCACGGTGTGGCTGACCAGGCGGATGCCCAGCTGGGACAGGAACGCAGCGGCTACGGCGCCGAGGGCCACCCTGGTGGCTGTTTCGCGGGCACTGGCGCGTTCCAGGACGGGACGGGCCTCGTCAAAGCCGTACTTCTGCATTCCGGTGAAGTCGGCGTGCCCGGGGCGGGGACGGGTCAGGGGCGCGTTGCGGGCGGAATCGGCCAGTACGGAGGGGTCCACCGGGTCAGCGGACATCACCTGTTCCCACTTGGGCCATTCGGTGTTGCCGATCTCGATGGCCACCGGGCCGCCCTGGGTTCTTCCGTGCCGGACGCCCCCGAGGATGCGGACGGCGTCCTGTTCGAACTTCATCCGGGCACCGCGGCCGTAGCCAAGCCGGCGGCGGGCCAGCGCGGACTGGATCCCGGCGCTGTCCACTTCCACTCCGGCGGGGACACCTTCGACAATTCCAACCAATGCAGGCCCGTGGGACTCACCGGCGGTCAACCAACGCAACATGCTTTCAATACTGCCATGTCCCGCCGGGCCGTTCAGCGCCGCGGGATACCGACTGCGTCACACATGGCGTTTGTGACGCCGGGCTCGTCGAAGAAGGCATCTGTTGTGAACAGCTTCACCTGCTCCACCGCCTGGTACAGCAGCATCTCGATGCCGGCAGCCACCCGGCCGCCGTGTGCAGACCAGGCCTGCGCGAGCATGCTCGGCCAGGGATCGTAGGCAACATCCAGGAGGATGCTGCCCGGGACAATGCCGCGCAGTTCCTGTGCCAGTGCGTCGGCGCCGTGCGGGGGAAGCGTGGAGATGACGACGTCGGCTTCCGCGCAGGCGGCGGCCGCTTCGTCCCAGCCCCGGGCCGAGACACTCACGCCCATCCGCTCCCCTGCCTCGCGCACTCCGGCGTTGCCGGGCGACGGCTCGGGGAAGCGGCGGGCACAGACCTGCACGCGGGGGGAACCAAGTTCGGCCAGCGCCGCTACGGCAGCGCAGGCGGTGCCGCCGGCGCCCAGCACGACGGCGCGGGGATGCTCCGGCGCCCCGGCACGCCGGAGCGCGCCCAGGATGCCGTCGACATCGGTGTTGTGTCCGGTGAGGACGGTGCCGTCCGCTCCGTGGGAGAAGGTCACGGTGTTCAGGACCCCAAGGGCCGCAACCCGGCGGTCCGTGCGGTCCATTGCGGGAACCAAGACGGCTTTCAGCGGCATGGTCACGGAAAGCCCGGTCCAGGCCGGCTGGCCCCGCAGGGAGGCCGCGAACGCCGCGGCCTCCTCTGCGGTCAGGTCAATCGCCTCGTAGCTGCAGGCGAAGCCCAGGAAGGCATAAGCCGCCCGGTGAAGCAGCGGCGACTTGGAGTGGCCGATCGGATGCCCCAGGACGGCTGCCCGCCGCAGGGTCGGATCCACCTATCCGCACCGCCCCGGCTTCTGCGTGCTGCACCAGTTCTGGTATTCCTCCACGTACTTGGCGTGTTCGGCCAGCGTGCTGGAGAACTTCGTCTCGCCGGTGTCCAGGTTGACCGTGACCCAGTAGTAGTACGGGACATCACTGGGGTGGGCGGCGGCCTCGATGGCCTCCGTGCTCGGCGAACCGATGGGTCCGACGGGCAGTCCCGGGTTGGCGTACGTGTTGTAGGGGTTGGACTTGTCGGCTTTCTCGTCGGACGTAAGCTCGTAGCTCTTGCGGCCCAGCCCGTAGGTCACCGTGGCATCCGACTGGATGAGCCCGTTGGTTTCCTTGTTGTCGGCGTGCAGCCGGTTTTCGATGGAACCGGCAACGCTGCCGTAGTCGGCTTCACCCGCTTCGGCCTGGATAATGCTGGCCTTGGTCAGGACCCGGTACTGCTCGGCCGGATCGGTGATCCCCGCGTTTTTCAGTTCCGCGAACGTGTTGTCCACCATCTCCTTGATGATGTCCGTGGCTTCCATGCCCACGTCGAACCGGTACTCGCCCGGGAACAAGTAGCCCTCCAGGCTCACGGCCTGGGCGGGCAGGCCGAACTGCTGCGGAGCGTCAGCCAGCGCCTGGAACTCCGAAAGCGGAATCTGCGTGGAGGTGTTCAGCACTTCGAACACTTCGTTTTGGCGCAGCCCGCGCTGCACGGCAGCGTAATGGACCGGGCTGTCGCCGTCGCCCAGCAGCGCATCCACCGCTGCGGAGGAAGACATCTGGTACTTCATCTCGTACGTGCCCGGCTGGATCTCCCGGCCGTCCGACTGCTCGGTGAAGGCATTGACGAACTGCTTGGAGGTGGCCACGATGTCTTCGGCTTCCAGCTTGCCGCCGATCAGCAGGGGCCCGTCCCCTTCCGCGACGGTGAACGCGACGGTGCCGTTGCCGGCCCCCTCGTAGTCCTTGATCTCATTCATGCCCAGCAGGTCCCGCAGGAACATGGTGAGGCCGAACACGACGGCGGCGAAAACGGCCAGCACGGTGACCATGATGATGGTGCGGCGGCGGCGTCGTCGCTGCTTCTCCCGGGACGGCCGCTGGCTCCTGCGGGTAGGCAGGTCGGTGGGCTCGTCAAAGAACTGCGTCATGGGAAGCTCATCTCCGTGGCCGTATCCGGGCTCATGGTCCGGTTCCGCCATGGCGGGGTACTCGGGATATCTGTGGCTCACGGCGTGATACCGCCTTCGCGCTCGATGTCCTGCGAAATTGTGGACTCCTCAGTCGGGGCCGGCTCTGCATCACGGTGGCGATGCGGCCGGCTCGGTGTAACCAGCTCCCCCACGTCCCGGTTCAGGGAACGTTGTGTGTCAATAGACTGCTGCAGAATTGCGACAGCAGCCGCTTGATCAACCACTGTACGGTGATTC
This Arthrobacter sp. zg-Y20 DNA region includes the following protein-coding sequences:
- the efp gene encoding elongation factor P; this translates as MATTNDIKNGTVLKLEGNLWSIIEFQHVKPGKGGAFVRTKMRNVTSGKVVDKTFNAGIKVETATVDRRDYQYLYQDGEDYVFMDTSDFDQLTVPGKIVGDNANFMMESMMVTIAIHEGSPLYIELPPSVTMEITYTEPGLQGDRSTGGTKPATIETGYEIQVPLFLEQGTKVKVDTRTGDYLGRVNE
- the aroB gene encoding 3-dehydroquinate synthase; translation: MPSEPTIIPVTGSAPSDNYDVVVGNGLLGRLPDMLGERVRRVLVIHPRALRTTGDTVRDELAATGLTAVTAEIPDAEEGKHIQVAAFCWQVLGQNDFTRSDAIVAVGGGAVTDVAGFVAATWLRGIKVVHIPTSLLGMVDAAVGGKTGINTAEGKNLVGAFHPPAGVLADLDALGTLPKNELLSGMAEVIKCGFIADPAILDLVEANPEAVGDGGSDVVRELVERSIRVKAEIVSADLREAGRREFLNYGHTLGHSIELAERYQWRHGAAVSVGLVFAAELGRMVGRLDDATADRHKEILSSLGLPVSYRKDRWSALLDGMRRDKKSRGDLLRFVVLDGLAKPSMLEVPDTSLLFAAYQEIASEPQGGIRLSL
- a CDS encoding shikimate kinase, which gives rise to MSRSTDRRGSARSGQTRRTGRHVVLMGFMAAGKSVVGRGYAARAGLPFVDTDEAVVERHGPIADLFSSRGECYFREVEARTVAAALESPEPAVISLGGGAVLDSGTQQLLANVTVVFLDTDLATVLPRITRAGHRPLLSPDPVRRWQELAKVRRPVYESLADITIDTRGLTVPAIIDRLTSVLTKGED
- the aroC gene encoding chorismate synthase, coding for MLRWLTAGESHGPALVGIVEGVPAGVEVDSAGIQSALARRRLGYGRGARMKFEQDAVRILGGVRHGRTQGGPVAIEIGNTEWPKWEQVMSADPVDPSVLADSARNAPLTRPRPGHADFTGMQKYGFDEARPVLERASARETATRVALGAVAAAFLSQLGIRLVSHTVGIAGVMAPQDAALPLPSDVDALDADPMRCFDAGVSAAMVAEVDAAHKEGETLGGVVEVLAYGLPPGLGSYVHWDRRLDARIAGALMGIQAIKGVEVGDGFLTATRRGSAAHDEILQDASGRVVRSGNRAGGIEGGMSIGELLRVRAAMKPIATVPRALRTVDVRTSEPARAHHQRSDVCAVPAAGVVAEAMVALVLAEAVIEKFGGDSVPETARNLRAYLAAIPESLESAGTDVPQY
- a CDS encoding shikimate dehydrogenase, which codes for MDPTLRRAAVLGHPIGHSKSPLLHRAAYAFLGFACSYEAIDLTAEEAAAFAASLRGQPAWTGLSVTMPLKAVLVPAMDRTDRRVAALGVLNTVTFSHGADGTVLTGHNTDVDGILGALRRAGAPEHPRAVVLGAGGTACAAVAALAELGSPRVQVCARRFPEPSPGNAGVREAGERMGVSVSARGWDEAAAACAEADVVISTLPPHGADALAQELRGIVPGSILLDVAYDPWPSMLAQAWSAHGGRVAAGIEMLLYQAVEQVKLFTTDAFFDEPGVTNAMCDAVGIPRR
- the mltG gene encoding endolytic transglycosylase MltG encodes the protein MSHRYPEYPAMAEPDHEPGYGHGDELPMTQFFDEPTDLPTRRSQRPSREKQRRRRRRTIIMVTVLAVFAAVVFGLTMFLRDLLGMNEIKDYEGAGNGTVAFTVAEGDGPLLIGGKLEAEDIVATSKQFVNAFTEQSDGREIQPGTYEMKYQMSSSAAVDALLGDGDSPVHYAAVQRGLRQNEVFEVLNTSTQIPLSEFQALADAPQQFGLPAQAVSLEGYLFPGEYRFDVGMEATDIIKEMVDNTFAELKNAGITDPAEQYRVLTKASIIQAEAGEADYGSVAGSIENRLHADNKETNGLIQSDATVTYGLGRKSYELTSDEKADKSNPYNTYANPGLPVGPIGSPSTEAIEAAAHPSDVPYYYWVTVNLDTGETKFSSTLAEHAKYVEEYQNWCSTQKPGRCG